In a single window of the Hydrogenobaculum sp. 3684 genome:
- the hemN gene encoding oxygen-independent coproporphyrinogen III oxidase has protein sequence MYKNTKIDFNLIKKYDKPGPRYTSYPTAVEFKPLSSDIYKKELEDILHDERPLSLYVHIPFCENACWFCGCNVIISHRTDVAKPYLNYLFKEVDMLKDVLKDYKKIDQFHIGGGTPNFLDNEDFYDMMSFIKDRFDFTEDPEVSIEIDPRHIDYKKLKLYKELGFNRISMGIQDFDRNVQERINRVQDEELLKNVIYDIRSLGYKSLNIDLMYGLPGQTVDTFKSTIEKTIELSPDRVAVFNFAYVPWLKPLQRKIDATALPEASMKLDMLKLAIELFEASDYAFIGMDHFAKKTDDLYLAQKHRKLWRNFQGYTTRKGDHLIGIGATSIGMLDKAYFQNHKTLRDYYSALDKSVFPIMRGYILNQDDIIRREVIMDIMCNLYVDKMNISSMFGIDFDEYFEKELLELEELECDGLVSINKDKIEVNPEGRLLVRNIAIVFDIYSKAKEKPTFSRTI, from the coding sequence ATGTACAAAAATACTAAGATAGATTTTAACCTTATAAAAAAGTACGATAAGCCAGGGCCAAGGTACACTAGCTATCCCACGGCGGTGGAGTTTAAGCCTTTATCCTCTGATATTTATAAAAAAGAGCTAGAAGACATATTGCACGATGAAAGACCTCTTTCTTTATATGTCCATATACCTTTTTGTGAAAATGCATGCTGGTTTTGCGGTTGCAACGTCATAATTTCTCACAGAACAGATGTGGCAAAACCATATCTTAACTATCTCTTTAAAGAAGTTGATATGCTAAAAGATGTTTTAAAAGATTATAAGAAAATTGATCAGTTTCATATAGGCGGGGGAACACCAAATTTTCTAGATAATGAAGATTTTTACGATATGATGTCCTTTATCAAAGATAGATTCGATTTTACAGAAGACCCTGAGGTATCAATAGAAATAGATCCACGTCATATAGATTACAAAAAACTAAAACTATATAAAGAGCTTGGATTCAACAGAATTAGCATGGGGATACAAGACTTTGATAGAAATGTGCAAGAACGCATAAACAGAGTACAAGATGAAGAGCTTTTAAAAAATGTAATTTACGATATAAGGAGCTTAGGTTACAAAAGCTTAAACATAGACCTTATGTATGGATTACCGGGTCAAACGGTTGATACTTTTAAAAGCACCATAGAAAAAACGATAGAACTTTCTCCAGATAGGGTGGCGGTTTTTAATTTTGCATATGTGCCTTGGCTAAAACCCCTTCAACGTAAAATTGACGCTACAGCTCTTCCAGAAGCATCTATGAAACTTGACATGTTAAAGTTAGCGATAGAGTTGTTTGAAGCCAGCGATTACGCTTTTATAGGTATGGATCACTTTGCAAAAAAAACAGACGATCTTTATTTAGCCCAAAAGCATAGAAAACTTTGGAGAAACTTCCAAGGTTATACTACCAGAAAAGGGGATCATCTAATAGGAATTGGCGCCACATCCATAGGCATGTTAGACAAAGCTTATTTCCAGAATCATAAAACCTTAAGAGATTACTATAGCGCTTTAGATAAAAGCGTTTTTCCTATTATGAGAGGGTATATCTTAAACCAAGATGACATAATAAGAAGAGAAGTGATAATGGATATCATGTGTAATCTTTACGTAGATAAAATGAACATATCTTCTATGTTTGGTATAGACTTTGACGAATACTTTGAAAAAGAGCTTTTAGAACTAGAAGAACTAGAATGTGATGGTCTTGTTAGCATAAATAAAGATAAGATAGAGGTAAACCCAGAAGGTAGACTATTGGTAAGAAATATAGCCATAGTTTTTGATATATATTCAAAAGCCAAAGAAAAACCAACATTTTCTAGGACAATATAA
- the atpB gene encoding F0F1 ATP synthase subunit A — protein MEHYEHVITSIVAMVVALGVVLVAGKPKIMPSKLQFVIESYINFCKAMVTENIGEQGLRYLPLIASIGLFVFFGNVMELLPFVDAPTGNMNTTLALTLIVFFLYHFEGFRVNGLGYIKHFMGPIKALAPFFFIIEIMSHLGRVVSLSLRLFANMKGGAILLISIIGVLIGNPFTWAVSPIILVFVIAIKVLAIVLQTFIFMILSTIYIAGAVAHEEY, from the coding sequence ATGGAACATTATGAGCATGTTATAACTAGTATAGTAGCCATGGTAGTGGCACTGGGTGTTGTGTTAGTTGCTGGCAAACCCAAAATCATGCCATCAAAATTGCAGTTTGTAATTGAATCTTATATAAATTTCTGCAAAGCTATGGTCACTGAAAATATAGGGGAGCAAGGTTTACGCTATTTACCTCTTATAGCCTCCATAGGGCTCTTTGTATTCTTTGGAAATGTTATGGAGCTTTTACCTTTTGTAGATGCTCCTACTGGCAACATGAACACCACTTTAGCACTTACACTTATAGTATTTTTCCTATACCACTTTGAAGGTTTTAGAGTAAATGGCCTCGGTTATATAAAACACTTTATGGGACCCATAAAAGCTTTAGCGCCCTTCTTCTTTATAATAGAAATCATGTCTCATTTGGGAAGGGTTGTATCTTTATCTTTACGTCTTTTTGCCAACATGAAAGGCGGTGCTATACTTCTTATTTCAATAATAGGTGTTTTAATAGGAAATCCATTTACTTGGGCTGTTTCTCCTATCATATTGGTATTTGTGATAGCTATAAAGGTGTTAGCCATTGTTCTTCAAACTTTTATATTTATGATATTAAGTACAATATATATAGCTGGTGCCGTGGCTCACGAGGAATATTGA
- the atpE gene encoding ATP synthase F0 subunit C, with amino-acid sequence MKLKTLMLLTLASSIAMADTAGSSGSDAHARALFYGLMAVAAGVSIGLGALGAGVGSGSAIRGAEEGMARNPNMAGKLQTIMFIGLAFIETFALYAMLFSIIFVFTSIFSRKAGF; translated from the coding sequence ATGAAGCTTAAAACTCTCATGCTTTTAACTCTTGCTAGTAGCATAGCAATGGCTGACACTGCAGGTTCAAGTGGCTCAGATGCCCATGCAAGAGCCCTGTTTTATGGTTTGATGGCGGTTGCTGCAGGTGTATCTATAGGTCTTGGTGCTTTGGGTGCTGGTGTGGGTTCTGGTTCAGCTATTAGAGGTGCCGAAGAAGGTATGGCCAGAAACCCTAACATGGCTGGTAAGTTGCAAACTATAATGTTCATAGGTTTGGCATTCATTGAAACCTTTGCACTTTACGCAATGCTTTTCTCCATTATATTTGTATTTACTAGTATATTTTCAAGAAAAGCCGGATTCTAA
- the rpmH gene encoding 50S ribosomal protein L34 produces the protein MTNALKPHISNRKRKRVSGFLARMSSRSGRNIIKRRRQKGKKRLAP, from the coding sequence ATGACAAATGCTTTAAAGCCTCATATTTCAAATAGGAAAAGAAAACGTGTTAGTGGATTTTTGGCTCGTATGTCGTCAAGATCTGGTAGAAATATTATAAAAAGAAGAAGACAAAAGGGAAAAAAGAGACTGGCCCCTTGA
- the yidD gene encoding membrane protein insertion efficiency factor YidD, producing MKYLLIKFIRFWQIFISPLYPSSCRFYPTCSHYAILSIEKYGAFKGSMKAFWRILRCNPWNKGGVDYP from the coding sequence TTGAAATATTTGCTTATAAAATTTATTAGGTTTTGGCAAATTTTCATATCGCCTTTATACCCTAGCTCATGTAGGTTTTATCCTACGTGTTCTCATTATGCTATTTTATCCATTGAAAAGTATGGAGCTTTTAAAGGTAGCATGAAAGCTTTTTGGCGCATATTAAGATGCAATCCTTGGAATAAGGGCGGTGTAGATTATCCATAA
- the yidC gene encoding membrane protein insertase YidC — protein sequence MERIDLKRLIAIFFAVSITILAYQYITEYFFKSPTVTTPQQKAKKTTTNQAIFAYQYQGGINLFLNNQRQAQNIQNGVLLHFKDADIKFAYNGGKITYYYIKNFKQNLITPQEYALKIFPLEVYTGNPAIDEAINFSNYNISATNNNIVMTLRLPNISVVKDISFDKEGFISKISVSLIGYNKPYFVMIGNNLNEEDLHTHQGPVFDINGNVKRLDNGDIKTYKVITGNISFAGEESRFFFQGIKGHINSIQIYKERLGKDDFTFMLVSFDGKALMFFGPKEYDWLKKAGLTDVLDFGDFRIVVEPLFKFLYYIYIKTGNWIISIFVLTLLIRILFFPLNYKSTLSMSKLSEVAPKMEKIKEKYKDDPVKMQEEIMKLYKEVGFNPASGCLPILVQIPIFFSLYKVIVITADLKLAHFLWIHDLTQKDPYYILPILMGITMVMSLRLTPNPDPRQNSIMYISSLFFVFLFASFPAALVIYWTINNILSFLQTYLIRKVLLKDKLNPPTKPQKTK from the coding sequence ATGGAACGGATAGATTTAAAAAGATTAATTGCAATATTTTTTGCAGTATCTATTACTATACTTGCTTATCAATATATAACTGAATACTTTTTTAAAAGCCCAACAGTAACAACCCCCCAGCAAAAAGCTAAAAAAACAACCACTAATCAAGCAATTTTTGCTTATCAATATCAAGGCGGTATAAACTTATTTCTCAACAACCAAAGACAAGCCCAGAATATACAAAACGGAGTTTTACTTCATTTTAAAGATGCAGATATAAAATTTGCTTACAACGGTGGTAAGATAACATACTATTATATCAAAAACTTTAAACAAAACCTTATAACCCCCCAAGAATACGCACTAAAGATTTTTCCTTTAGAAGTTTACACTGGTAACCCCGCTATAGATGAAGCTATAAACTTTAGCAACTACAACATCTCAGCAACTAACAACAACATCGTTATGACACTAAGGCTACCAAACATAAGCGTTGTTAAAGATATATCCTTTGATAAAGAGGGTTTTATATCAAAAATAAGCGTATCCTTGATAGGTTATAACAAACCCTATTTTGTAATGATTGGCAACAACCTAAACGAGGAGGATTTACATACTCACCAAGGACCAGTTTTTGATATAAACGGAAATGTTAAAAGACTAGACAATGGCGATATAAAAACTTACAAAGTAATCACCGGTAACATATCTTTTGCAGGCGAAGAAAGTAGATTCTTCTTTCAAGGAATAAAAGGCCATATAAATTCTATACAGATATACAAAGAAAGACTAGGTAAAGATGACTTTACATTCATGCTTGTCTCCTTTGATGGCAAAGCTCTTATGTTTTTTGGACCAAAAGAGTACGATTGGCTTAAGAAAGCAGGTCTTACCGACGTGCTTGATTTCGGAGACTTTAGGATAGTGGTAGAACCTTTATTTAAATTCTTATATTATATATATATAAAAACAGGAAACTGGATAATATCTATTTTTGTTTTGACGCTTTTAATAAGAATATTGTTCTTCCCGCTAAACTACAAATCCACGCTATCAATGTCAAAACTTTCAGAAGTAGCTCCAAAAATGGAAAAAATCAAAGAAAAATATAAAGATGACCCCGTTAAAATGCAAGAAGAAATTATGAAACTATATAAGGAAGTGGGTTTTAATCCAGCTTCAGGATGCTTACCCATACTTGTGCAAATCCCAATATTTTTCTCCCTTTACAAGGTTATTGTAATAACGGCAGATTTAAAACTGGCTCATTTTCTATGGATACACGACCTAACCCAAAAAGACCCATATTATATTTTGCCCATTTTAATGGGTATAACCATGGTTATGTCTTTGAGACTAACCCCAAATCCAGACCCAAGACAAAACTCTATTATGTATATAAGTTCTTTATTTTTTGTATTCTTGTTTGCTTCGTTCCCAGCAGCTTTAGTAATTTATTGGACTATAAACAACATACTTAGCTTTTTACAAACTTACCTCATTAGAAAAGTTTTATTAAAAGATAAATTAAACCCGCCAACAAAACCCCAAAAAACAAAATAA